CCTCGTTCACCAGTATGTTGTCAGGCTTTATATCGCAGTGAAGAACCCCACAGTTCTTGAGATGTTTAAGTGATATGAATAACTGCTCAGCATACAATCTAACATCAGATAGTTGTAGACCAACGTTGACACCAATCTTCCTTCACAACTTTACGGAGATTCAAATGAAGAGACTCAAACACCAAGCAAAGGTGGTTCCTATACTTGAAAGTCGAAAGAAGACGAACGCAGTGGTGCTTATTCTCTGGGTCAGAACCAGCTAGCTTGTTCAATATCCGTATCTCAGCCTGGCCGGCCTTATGCATTGTCTCATTGTTCCGGATAATTTTTATAGCCACTTCCTCAGGTTCAGATTCTTCAGCTTTTGTGTCTTTTGCCCGCACCACGGTAGAGAAGACACCTTTCCCATGAGTAGCCATGATTTCATATCTGTTATCAAGTAGTTCACCAAGTTGATAACTGTAATAACCTTCTGAATCATCCCAATTATCATTGAGTCCACTCCTTACAAAAGGAAGAAGGCCATTATTACCTTTACGAGTACCAGCAGCTGGAGACTCACCAAAGATATCATCAATGAACATATCACTCTTTGGGCTGTCTTCCCCAAGCCCTACGGAAGCTAGTGTCCTATCTGATGAGTCTGATATTACAAGCCGCGCAGGTGATTCACAAACTGCCGATGATAGCTTGGCGACTTCATTATCTACAACATCAATACCCACCTCAGCTTTAGATTTTTTAACTGTAGAAGCAACATGCCCTAGAGTACCACCACTTCCAAGANAATTTTTATAGCCACTTCCTCAGGTTCAGATTCTTCAGCTTTTGTGTCTTTTGCCCGCACCACGGTAGAGAAGACACCTTTCCCATGAGTAGCCATGATTTCATATCTGTTATCAAGTAGTTCACCAAGTTGATAACTGTAATAACCTTCTGAATCATCCCAATTATCATTGAGTCCACTCCTTACAAAAGGAAGAAGGCCATTATTACCTTTACGAGTACCAGCAGCTGGAGACTCACCAAAGATATCATCAATGAACATATCACTCTTTGGGCTGTCTTCCCCAAGCCCTACGGAAGCTAGTGTCCTATCTGATGAGTCTGATATTACAAGCCGCGCAGGTGATTCACAAACTGCCGATGATAGCTTGGCGACTTCATTATCTACAACATCAATACCCACCTCAGCTTTAGATTTTTTAACTGTAGAAGCAACATGCCCTAGAGTACCACCACTTCCAAGAGCATCTGCCACAATAGAGGACTGCTCCAACTCTTTCTTACGTTTCTCCAATATCTCTTGCGTTTTCCTCCTGCTTTGCTCAATTCTTTTCAAGTCTTCAGCTTCTTGATCAAAAAACCAAACAAGATCTTTACCGTTATCATCATTGCCATCAGTTTTGGACCTTTCTCCGTTAGTATCATGGCCCTCCTTTAGATCAGAACTTGAGCTTCTTATCTCTAAGTCATCCTCTGCATCATGTCTTGAGTGTTTTTGCCTCACTTCACCATATCCATCAGTTTTGGACCTTTCTCCGTTAGTATCATGGCCCTCCTTTAGTGAAATTGAGCTTATTATCTCTAAGTCATCCTCTGCACCATGTCTTGATGAGTGTTTTTGCCTCACTTCACCATATCCATCATCAACACTTCTATGCTTCTCCCGATCACTCCAACTCTCTCCTTCCTCTATCCCTATCTTTCTCCCTccgtctctctctttcattctccCTCCCCGTATCCCTGGCTTTATCTCTACTCCTCCCGCCTCTGTCGTTGTCTCTATCCCTCTCTCCTCTGCTGCTATCTCTATGATCACTGCTTCTTCCCCTCTCTAATCTCTTGTTCGAAATCTCCCCTTCCTCCATCTCAAGTTCACCACCGTTCCCAACTCCGGAAGGATCCGGACAGCCCCGTCTTAAACAAATATGGGACCtctgtcaaatttttaaaatacctaaaaacctttaataaatttttttttttgaaaaaattggacctttttgcttaaaatttttttttaatatttgggatGGACCCATGGTATTTGCCTACTCTGCCATGGGGTAGAGACGGCCCTGGATCCGGAGAAACATACTCTTCATCTACGTATTGAACTTTATCATCATCACGATGGTGACTGTGTTGAtgcttgtgatgatgatggtgctTGTACCGCTTCGAAGATTTAACGACTTCATCAGGCGAAGAAGACGACCGATGGTGCTTGCGGTGGTTTGATTCCACATGCTTATCGCTCCCCATCAGATCGTCCGAAAAGTGTTAAACAATCGCAAAGTTAGGGTTTAGGTTCTCAGATTTTGTCGCGGGCTCTCAATTTGtgtataacaacaacaagactTCCATAAATCGTCacctatttatagaaaaaaagttACACACAAGGCAAATTAAAATCGGGACCGTCTATTTTAAAACCCATAATGACACGAAAGAAAGGGCCCAGGCCCATCAAGAATAATGATTATAAAGAAATCACGTCCGTTCATTCAAAACCGTACCGATGTATGACACGTAATCAATCCGCGTGAAACTTAAGTAACCAATGAAAAGCCAGCACAACcctctatataaataaatcgCTGCTCTCATTCATCTCTTCATTGATTAGtctttgatttcattttacTCTTCAAcaaaaatttctcaattttgttagtttctctCTTAAGTCATCATCAATGGCACCAAAGGCGGCGGAGAAGAAACCGGCAGAGAAGAAGCCGGCAGGAGAGAAAGCACCGACGGAGAAGCGACCAAAGGCGGAGAAGAAGATAACGAACGAAGGAGGAAGCgagaagaaatcgaagaagaaatcgaagaagagcATAGAGACTTACAAGATCTACATCTTCAAGGTCCTGAAGCAAGTTCATCCCGACGTCGGGATCTCAGGGAAAGCGATGGGGATCATGAACAGTTTCATCAACGACATATTCGAGAAACTCGCCCAGGAATCGTCTAAGCTCGCGAGGTACAACAAGAAGCCGACGATCACTTCTCGGGAAATCCAGACGGCGGTTAGGCTCGTGTTACCCGGAGAGCTCGCGAAACACGCCGTTTCTGAAGGGACTAAGGCGGTTACCAAATTCACTAGCTCTTAGAGAGAGGGTTTTTGGAATTGATATTTGATTAGTGATATTGTTTTTATATGGATTAGGCTTCTTTGTTAATTTGTGTGGTGGCTTTTGAAACAGTTTCAATTTACGCTAAAtaaaaaaagcttttgatttgTCAAATTTCTCTGAATCGTCTGCAGATGATTGATGTTAAGGTTTTTCAACTGGGCCTATTTGAGACCCATtatcgtaaaaaaaaataacaaggcCCATGAATAAAGAAGAGTATTAAGTACGTTACCCATGTGGAAAGTTATGATTCGCCCCAAGTTAGGTGGCCACGTCTCTGTCTCCTCATCTTGACCTTTCTATCTTTAATATAAAAAGCTCTCTGGCTTCGATCTCATTTATCTAAATCCCGTTTCGTCTCAGATTCGCTTATTTCCTTTTGTCGTGATTTCGATTTTTCGGATAATGGGTCGTTCTCTCTGATTCCAATGATCCGAGTTTAGTTTTGTCTCCTTAGATCTCTCTGCATAtttgtttgattggatttacAAAAGGGTTGTGTTTGATTTGAATTAtcttgggggggggggggattaGTAAGNTTTTCAAATGGGCCTATTTGAGACCCATTATcgttaaaaaaataacaaggcCCATGAATAAAGAAGAGTATTAAGTACGTTACGCATGTGGAAAGTTATGATTAGCCCCAAGTTAGGTGGCCACGTCTATGTCTCCCTCATCTTGacctttcttttgcttctttcttaatATAAAAAGCTTTCTTGTTCGATCCCCTCATTTATCTAATCCCGTTTCGTCTCAGATtcgctttttttgttttccttttgtcGTGATTTCGATTTTTCGGATAATGGGTCGTTCTCTTTGATTCCAATGATCCGAGTTTAGTTTTGTCGCCTGAGATCTCTCTGTATATTTGTTGTATTGGATTTATAGAAAGAGGTTGTGTTTGATTTGAATTATTTTAGGGGATTATAAGGGGTTTCGAAGAGCATAAGTTTACAAAAATGCGGGTGTCCTCTGAGATACTCCTCCTTTCTTTGGTTCCCGCGTTGACCTTTTATCATTCTGGTTTGAGTTCTAATCGTTTGAAACCTCTTCAGAAGAGTGATTGGCGTGGTAATCTTAGTTAAAGTTTCGCCCTTTTTTCCCTAAtttgtctccttttttttttgtttcttagatCTTCGTCGTCCTCGTCTACACCATTTTCCTAGCTCGGATTAAGCTAATCGTGTACAAGATCTCTTTCTTTCGGATAATTTTTAGCCACTGGTTCGATCTTTCGGTGTTTTCTTTTTGACGTTTCGTGTGCCAAGATTTGCGACGCAAGAGGTACATATATGAAGTTCTTGTTCATTTGATTAAACTATTCTGTCGCTGATGGTAGTttgaattatttgtttgttgcagttgatttttttggatatgaGCTCTGTTTTTGATTTCAAAGATGCAGAGTCTCACCTTGAGAGCAGCTCTGCTTCCAGTTCCAATAAATATTCTAATGGCTCAAAGCATGTCTCTTGTCTTGGAGGATCTGATGATGCCCAAGAGTCTGATGGTGATGATAGTAGTGGTTTTATACACCAAAATGTGATTGATGAATCTAAAAAAGACAAGGCGATCATCACCGAACCCATTCCTGAGTCTTTACCTCTCGATTCTTTGGATGATGAAACTGAAGACAAGAACCTTGCGACCGCATTACAAGACATGTTCTCTGAGAGTGTAAGCGACCCTAtctttttagttgttgttgttgttgtttctgttctATTGCCTTTGTCTTGTTTTGCGTACGATGTGTTGTTGTGCGAGATTAAAAGTATCTTTATACTGTTATACAGTATATCGCTGACGTGCAAGTTTCTGTGAGTAATCATAGATATGCTTCCTATTAGCCTTGTGACCGTGGCTGTTTCCATCATATGTTGGTTGTTGCTTACAACATCTAGAACCAACCCTTTAGTCAATAGTGGTAGATGTACAAAGGAGTTGCGTTACAAAGCATCTCTAGCCAAATCAAGGACATAGATGATGGAGTACAATTCCTCAATGGTTGTAGCTTATCAATGTCTTTTTCTGTTTCTGATGTAATTAGTAGAGAAACGCTATTTATGTTGGCtgcttctgatttttgtttcttgtcatATTCTTCAACAGATGACTGAGGTTACTCTGATTCCTGCCATTAAAGGTGCTCGAGAAAAGCATGGCAAGTCACTCCAGAAACTGCATGTGTCATGGGCTGAAGATGTGTATGATCCTCCGCCCTCCATTGTCTCTCACACAAGAAGCAAGAAACAGCAACCCCAGAAATCAAAGAGCAAAGACAACCTGAAGAAGAACGGAAAGAAAGGACAAAAGGGAAGCAGCAACTCCCGTGGCAGCAAAGACAAGAAGCAGACTTCTTCTCGCAGCAGCAAATACAATCGTGATGATAAGTTTGATTGGGCGACACAAGTGTCTATCATAGCTGCATCTTCTTGAATCTGTGTGACATGGCCAAGGCACTTGCGTCTTCCTTACTCTCTCCTTCTCCCTCGCCCTCTCTTCtcttgtttataaataaaaatattttggtgtGAAAGACTTTTTTTTGAGCTTCAGGAACGTCTTTTGTTATTCGTACggatgttttgattttacacgAATTATCACTATTATTGTGAAGCTTTTTCCTCTCCACTTTTTTACCAAATCAAATATTTCAAAACTTTTGTAAAATCTGACAGATCTTGTATTTCCAAAAAACTTCCATCAATACTTGTTGCATTAATGCAAGCGTTCGTAACTTTTAGCCATCAGTTGCTAATTTAGTTGACCAGACAGTGCAATGGAAGTGTAGGAAGGAACAACATAGTATCATATGCTTTGACttttaactttattatatttgcttcttctttttaattctttccTTTACAAAATATCTCACTAGGTCTGAAACCTATCCTGTGTCAACCCTAAGTTCTAATATGCTTCTCTGTTAAGAGcttgtacaaaaaaaataacagaggTACACAAGAAATGACCCTtctgcaaaaagaaaacaagcgTGGGGTTTTTAAAGGGCcgagaaagcaaaaaaaggaaagatcCCAAATACCAAAATCCAAGATGAAGcttcaaaaaaaatcttccatGAAAGATGATGATATCAGATGGGTGAAGTTGTTTCTGAAAAATTCGGAACTTTCTTCTCGAGCATTGATGTTCCCTTGAAGACTGTAAGTTGCACTTCTCTCTGGTACTTCTCTAActgcaaacacaaacacacaccaTTGTTAATCCTCTTTTAACCATTTTTGTAACCAGACTGCGCAACCATTAAAGATCCAGGAAAAATTTCCCGGGCCAAACTTAACGTACTTGATGTTCAGTCATCTTTGTGAAGCCAAATTTCTTTATCCAGATAGACTCGGCTTCTTCAGCTGCTGGGAGAAGCAAGTTCTCAACATTCAGAGAGGAAAGAAGATTCTCAACGCAAGCAAACAGGCCTTGAAAGTAGCCCTATAGAACCATTAACCAAATTGGTTTTGTTACGAGTTATAAAAACAAGCGAATCTGACACAGTAAATAAACATGGGATGTACAAAAGCTTACCCTTCCCTGATACTCTTGGCTTGTAGCTACCATCGGAAGTTCTGCAACTTTCTGACCAAATATCCTAAGCAGTGCGGCANGATAAGTTTGATTGGGCGACACAAGTGTCTATCATAGCTGCATCTTCTTGAATCTGTGTGACATGGCCAAGGCACTTGCGTCTTCCTTACTCTCTCCTTCTCCCTCGCCCTCTCTTCtcttgtttataaataaaaatattttggtgtGAAAGACTTTTTTTTGAGCTTCAGGAACGTCTTTTGTTATTCGTACggatgttttgattttacacgAATTATCACTATTATTGTGAAGCTTTTTCCTCTCCACTTTTTTACCAAATCAAATATTTCAAAACTTTTGTAAAATCTGACAGATCTTGTATTTCCAAAAAACTTCCATCAATACTTGTTGCATTAATGCAAGCGTTCGTAACTTTTAGCCATCAGTTGCTAATTTAGTTGACCAGACAGTGCAATGGAAGTGTAGGAAGGAACAACATAGTATCATATGCTTTGACttttaactttattatatttgcttcttctttttaattctttccTTTACAAAATATCTCACTAGGTCTGAAACCTATCCTGTGTCAACCCTAAGTTCTAATATGCTTCTCTGTTAAGAGcttgtacaaaaaaaataacagaggTACACAAGAAATGACCCTtctgcaaaaagaaaacaagcgTGGGGTTTTTAAAGGGCcgagaaagcaaaaaaaggaaagatcCCAAATACCAAAATCCAAGATGAAGcttcaaaaaaaatcttccatGAAAGATGATGATATCAGATGGGTGAAGTTGTTTCTGAAAAATTCGGAACTTTCTTCTCGAGCATTGATGTTCCCTTGAAGACTGTAAGTTGCACTTCTCTCTGGTACTTCTCTAActgcaaacacaaacacacaccaTTGTTAATCCTCTTTTAACCATTTTTGTAACCAGACTGCGCAACCATTAAAGATCCAGGAAAAATTTCCCGGGCCAAACTTAACGTACTTGATGTTCAGTCATCTTTGTGAAGCCAAATTTCTTTATCCAGATAGACTCGGCTTCTTCAGCTGCTGGGAGAAGCAAGTTCTCAACATTCAGAGAGGAAAGAAGATTCTCAACGCAAGCAAACAGGCCTTGAAAGTAGCCCTATAGAACCATTAACCAAATTGGTTTTGTTACGAGTTATAAAAACAAGCGAATCTGACACAGTAAATAAACATGGAATGTACAAAAGCTTACCCTTCCCTGATACTCTTGGCTTGTAGCTACCATCGGAAGTTCTGCAACTTTCTGACCAAATATCCTAAGCAGTGCGGCAGAAACAACAAGGGAACTAAAAAtgcagccaaaaaaaaaaacaattaggaaAATCTAGAGATGGTGAAAGAAgcacagagaaagaaagataaaatgcATCAAGAACACAAGCATACTTCACCATCAGGACCAAGCAATACATTCCTCCAAACTCCTGGCCTGATATATTTCTCCTGCAAACATGTTGCAAGAGTTACCGGGATGATCAATTACTATAAACATATGAATGAACGAGGAACTTAAATCTGAGTTTATCACAGTACCGCTTACCCATAAACCATGACAGGAATGAGATCACGACCAGACGTTGCCACAATGGGATCAAAACAATCCTGAAAAGTAAACTCGTTCGCTAAtcagttaataaaataaatttacaagcCAGACAATACACAAACTGATTTGAGCACATTTTTAAGTCTAAGCATACCCTGAAGATAGCAGCTGCTCGTGAAAGTAAGGGTAGATGCTCTGGGTATCGACTTTTTCCTCTAAGCATCCTCCATTCCACAATATCTCCGTTGTCAATATATATTCCTTTTTCTCTGTATTTTCTGCTTATTGTGTCTAACAAAAGCGAGGGAATTGTTTGTGGCCCACATGAAGCAGAGCTTTGAAGAACTGTGTGAATCCTGCTGCAGTCACTACAGCAGAACCATTTATCTTGGGGGATTCCCTACAGCATTCAGGAAAGAAGTTGAGAGAGGTTCAATGAACTCGTGAACACAGACCACCAACATTACATGACTTACTTTCAAATCACAAAGCTCATTTTCCCTGAGACAACCGACATGGTACTCTTTCTCACacttcaaagaaaacatgaaaaatgaCCATTAGACAAGATAGACGTGGTTAAAGAAAATCTTGGATAAGAAACTTAACAACAATACCTACCTGGTCACAGAGAATAACTGTCCTATCATCAAATTTCCCAATGCTAAAATCATGTGACCTATCAGAAATGGCGAGAACGAATANTAACTAATTTGAGCACATTTTTAAGTCTAAGGCTCTAAGCATACCCTGAAGATAGCAGCTGCTCGTGAAAGTAAGGGTAGATGCTCTGGGTATCGACTTTTTCCTCTAAGCATCCTCCATTCCACAATATCTCCGTTGTCAATATATATTCCTTTTTCTCTGTATTTTCTGCTTATTGTGTCTAACAAAAGCGAGGGAATTGTTTGTGGCCCACATGAAGCAGAGCTTTGAAGAACTGTGTGAATCCTGCTGCAGTCACTACAGCAGAACCATTTATCTTGGGGGATTCCCTACAGCATTCAGGAAAGAAGTTGAGAGAGGTTCAATGAACTCGTGAACACAGACCACCAACATTACATGACTTACTTTCAAATCACAAAGCTCATTTTCCCTGAGACAACCGACATGGTACTCTTTCTCACacttcaaagaaaacatgaaaaatgaCCATTAGACAAGATAGACGTGGTTAAAGAAAATCTTGGATAAGAAACTTAACAACAATACCTACCTGGTCACAGAGAATAACTGTCCTATCATCAAATTTCCCAATGCTAAAATCATGTGACCTATCAGAAATGGCGAGAACGAATAAACAGAGTGGAGAACACGTATCTGCACACTAAAACTAAAAGTATGTAATGTATCCAACCAACCTGCAGAACACGCAACCACCAATTTCGTTTCCTGGTGCCTTGACAACTCTTGTTAGTCTTATAACTATGGGTTTTAAATTAGGATTAGCAGAAGTGGCTGTTTTAAAAGAGATAGGTCCATCATTGCAGCTTGAACAGTACCAAGTACCTTCAGGCATTGATTGAAATTTCAAGCATACTGCATATGAAAAGGGCCACAAAGTATTAGAACCAGTGAACAACCCTAGAGCTGATAACAAAGCAATGCTGATTTTGCAAATCATCTTtaagaaattattttagaaCTGAAGGCATTTATCATATTTCATTATGCTTGAgagaaatttcttaaaatatgtGCTTAAAGATTAAGTTGTACATTCGCAGTAGAATGAACAAGCAAGTCTACTCTCCTTTAACAGTAACGAATACCCACCTGTATGAAATGCTTGAGGACATCCAGCACAGAGTAGCAAATCTCCACCATAGCCACAAATAGAACACATGTCATCGCTCTCACCAGTTGTAATGACATGTTCCCCACCCGCCAATGACTCGGCTATATCATGCAATGACAATCCCGAAGATACGAGGATATGACGATAACTGCAACAGAATTAGAAACTTCAGATATGTCTTACAACATTAGTGCAAAAACACATCGTTAGTAGATAACTCACGGTTGTCGTCTACCAGCCATTCCAGCATGTGCTTCGAATTGTGAAGGACTAATCTGTTGTTCAGAAAGATGATAAATATCTGTCATTATACTTGAAGAAAGAATGAGCCTAAGGGCCAATTTACATAGTCACTGCATCCAGCATGTTACCTCTGTATCGCAGCAGCTACATACTATGCCACTTCCTTGCTTGTAACCCTGCAGAAGTTTCTGCGAGAAAAACAAGTGTCAGCAAAACCATTCAGACTTAAATttgcaaaaagaataaatagagttATTCAATTAAGCCCACGATTACAGACCTTTGATTTCCAATAGTAAGCCAATTCAGTCCCATCGGGTAGCCCATTTGGCAAAAACAGCAACCGGTGTAAATCAAAGTCCCTACAAAGATATGATTGCAATTTTTATTCATCACCCGTGGGATCGCATTTAGAGAATAAATGTGAACAAGAATAGCCAAATAATGAGGTTCAAAAAAGCAATACAAACCTCTTCGATTTACCGCGTCCAGAAACTTTCTTATGGCAGCCAATACCAAACATATGAGAGGTATGCCTACAGTATTAACAACCAAGTAAATTTTCTATGTTATGGCAAACGAATTGTCAAT
The Camelina sativa cultivar DH55 chromosome 6, Cs, whole genome shotgun sequence genome window above contains:
- the LOC104791634 gene encoding uncharacterized protein LOC104791634 isoform X2 — encoded protein: MSSVFDFKDAESHLESSSASSSNKYSNGSKHVSCLGGSDDAQESDGDDSSGFIHQNVIDESKKDKAIITEPIPESLPLDSLDDETEDKNLATALQDMFSESMTEVTLIPAIKGAREKHGKSLQKLHVSWAEDVYDPPPSIVSHTRSKKQQPQKSKSKDNLKKNGKKGQKGSSNSRGSKDKKQTSSRSSKYNRDDKFDWATQVSIIAASS
- the LOC104791632 gene encoding histone H2B.4-like: MAPKAAEKKPAEKKPAGEKAPTEKRPKAEKKITNEGGSEKKSKKKSKKSIETYKIYIFKVLKQVHPDVGISGKAMGIMNSFINDIFEKLAQESSKLARYNKKPTITSREIQTAVRLVLPGELAKHAVSEGTKAVTKFTSS
- the LOC104791636 gene encoding uncharacterized protein LOC104791636 isoform X2; its protein translation is MEGDMVEESSELKKGLKRDRVCFEEEDSVQEQQQGELYSNKRQAKEASNDDIRSEISNPVLSPVDIASSFRDITSNPAKSSSGDRVGSCSVSDDTLSSDDNDEKQSEYGAASLADSSQSSDDVPSCFVREIPKHLSTTGITKITFKLSKRNEGFCGLPMIEYTWEGSPSNVASSTLGVKPSKRIVFTNFASNVKNLLLTGILDGARVKYFSTSPPRELQGIIYSGGYLCGCTACDFSKVLSANQFERHAGVKKKHPNKHIYLENGRSVYNLVQELKIAPFDVVEDVIRNLAGSALNEDSFQVLKESFQQDNNMAEDVSNYIVDHSFQSLVSYPGSDWSLDESQSTTPCFPENNYFREKICIKDTRHEHKPKEKKHTSHMFGIGCHKKVSGRGKSKRDFDLHRLLFLPNGLPDGTELAYYWKSKKLLQGYKQGSGIVCSCCDTEISPSQFEAHAGMAGRRQPYRHILVSSGLSLHDIAESLAGGEHVITTGESDDMCSICGYGGDLLLCAGCPQAFHTVCLKFQSMPEGTWYCSSCNDGPISFKTATSANPNLKPIVIRLTRVVKAPGNEIGGCVFCRSHDFSIGKFDDRTVILCDQCEKEYHVGCLRENELCDLKGIPQDKWFCCSDCSRIHTVLQSSASCGPQTIPSLLLDTISRKYREKGIYIDNGDIVEWRMLRGKSRYPEHLPLLSRAAAIFRDCFDPIVATSGRDLIPVMVYGRNISGQEFGGMYCLVLMVNSLVVSAALLRIFGQKVAELPMVATSQEYQGRGYFQGLFACVENLLSSLNVENLLLPAAEEAESIWIKKFGFTKMTEHQLEKYQREVQLTVFKGTSMLEKKVPNFSETTSPI
- the LOC104791636 gene encoding uncharacterized protein LOC104791636 isoform X1 produces the protein MEGDMVEESSELKKGLKRDRVCFEEEDSVQEQQQGELYSNKRQAKEASNDDIRSEISNPVLSPVDIASSFRDITSNPAKSSSGDRVGSCSVSDDTLSSDDNDEKQSEYGAASLADSSQSSDDVPSCFVREIPKHLSTTGITKITFKLSKRNEGFCGLPMIEYTWEGSPSNVASSTLGVKPSKRIVFTNFASNVKNLLLTGILDGARVKYFSTSPPRELQGIIYSGGYLCGCTACDFSKVLSANQFERHAGVKKKHPNKHIYLENGRSVYNLVQELKIAPFDVVEDVIRNLAGSALNEDSFQVLKESFQQDNNMAEDVSNYIVDHSFQSLVSCSYPGSDWSLDESQSTTPCFPENNYFREKICIKDTRHEHKPKEKKHTSHMFGIGCHKKVSGRGKSKRDFDLHRLLFLPNGLPDGTELAYYWKSKKLLQGYKQGSGIVCSCCDTEISPSQFEAHAGMAGRRQPYRHILVSSGLSLHDIAESLAGGEHVITTGESDDMCSICGYGGDLLLCAGCPQAFHTVCLKFQSMPEGTWYCSSCNDGPISFKTATSANPNLKPIVIRLTRVVKAPGNEIGGCVFCRSHDFSIGKFDDRTVILCDQCEKEYHVGCLRENELCDLKGIPQDKWFCCSDCSRIHTVLQSSASCGPQTIPSLLLDTISRKYREKGIYIDNGDIVEWRMLRGKSRYPEHLPLLSRAAAIFRDCFDPIVATSGRDLIPVMVYGRNISGQEFGGMYCLVLMVNSLVVSAALLRIFGQKVAELPMVATSQEYQGRGYFQGLFACVENLLSSLNVENLLLPAAEEAESIWIKKFGFTKMTEHQLEKYQREVQLTVFKGTSMLEKKVPNFSETTSPI
- the LOC104791634 gene encoding uncharacterized protein LOC104791634 isoform X1 codes for the protein MSSVFDFKDAESHLESSSASSSNKYSNGSKHVSCLGGSDDAQESDGDDSSGFIHQNVIDESKKDKAIITEPIPESLPLDSLDDETEDKNLATALQDMFSESMTEVTLIPAIKGAREKHGKSLQKLHVSWAEDVYDPPPSIVSHTRSKKQQPQKSKSKDNLKKNGKKGQKGSSNSRGSKDKKQTSSRSSKYNRDDKFDWATQVSIIAASS